A single window of Acetohalobium arabaticum DSM 5501 DNA harbors:
- a CDS encoding FxsA family protein — MFIRLLLLFTIVPILELALLIQLGSYVGLLPTIGLIAVTGVVGASLARSQGFLVVNQIRNKLAAGSLPADSLIEGLLILIGGGLLLTPGLLTDITGFSLIIPLTRKAIRRLVKKTLKKQIDKGNIQFSFFGGNKGNSDSQQYNWQQTDEEDDWDNLSESIDVNYEEVDDESKEDNDDNKA; from the coding sequence ATGTTTATTAGATTATTACTCTTATTTACCATAGTTCCGATATTGGAGTTAGCTTTATTAATCCAACTAGGTAGCTATGTTGGACTGCTGCCGACAATCGGTTTAATTGCTGTAACTGGTGTTGTAGGTGCTTCATTGGCACGCAGTCAGGGTTTTCTAGTGGTTAATCAGATTCGAAATAAATTGGCAGCAGGAAGTTTGCCAGCAGATAGTTTAATTGAAGGATTATTAATTTTAATTGGTGGAGGGCTGCTGTTGACTCCAGGTTTATTGACTGATATTACCGGCTTTAGTTTGATAATTCCTCTTACTCGGAAAGCAATCAGGAGATTAGTTAAAAAAACATTAAAGAAGCAGATTGATAAAGGTAATATTCAGTTTAGCTTCTTTGGAGGTAATAAAGGCAATAGTGATAGTCAGCAGTATAATTGGCAGCAGACCGATGAAGAAGATGATTGGGATAATTTATCCGAATCAATTGATGTTAACTATGAAGAAGTAGATGATGAGAGTAAAGAAGATAATGATGACAATAAAGCTTAA
- a CDS encoding NAD(P)/FAD-dependent oxidoreductase: protein MDYVIIGNSAAGVGAIEGIREIDAASRVTVISDEPYHTYSRPLISYYLADKVDWEQMKFRSDDFYAENNVETKLGVKATGINEAANSVNLANGEEVGFDKLLVATGGTPFIPPLEGINKDNIYNFIKVDDAESIAGEIKDLETGKVVILGAGLIGLKAAEALVKQGLEVTVVELADQVLSAILDKEAAKLVQQHLEAKGINFIFEDTIAEFLGGEKVTGVKLESEQKLDCDLAVVAVGVRPNTEIVKETDIEVNQGIIVNDRLETNTEDIYAAGDVAEGEDLVRKMKSVVPIWPDAYNQGRTAGMNMAGVAEKYAESFPRNSIGFFGLPMITAGIINPDGKEYEVLVTKDEDKKVYKKIVLRDDRIVGFIYLNDIDRAGILIDLIKEEKNIAEVKDQLLSDDFGYLSFDKGWRQERLAK, encoded by the coding sequence ATGGATTATGTAATTATTGGCAATTCAGCAGCAGGGGTCGGAGCTATTGAAGGAATTAGAGAGATTGATGCAGCTAGTAGAGTAACAGTGATTTCTGATGAACCCTATCATACTTATTCGCGTCCACTGATTTCTTATTATTTAGCTGATAAAGTAGATTGGGAGCAGATGAAGTTTCGTTCAGACGACTTTTATGCTGAAAATAATGTTGAGACTAAATTGGGTGTGAAGGCTACAGGAATCAATGAAGCAGCTAACAGTGTTAACTTGGCTAATGGTGAAGAAGTAGGGTTTGATAAATTATTGGTAGCTACTGGAGGTACTCCTTTTATTCCACCACTGGAAGGGATAAATAAGGATAACATCTATAACTTTATTAAGGTAGATGATGCTGAATCTATTGCTGGGGAGATTAAAGACTTAGAAACAGGCAAGGTTGTAATTTTAGGTGCTGGCTTAATCGGATTGAAGGCAGCGGAAGCGCTAGTTAAACAGGGCTTAGAAGTAACTGTTGTAGAGTTAGCTGATCAAGTTTTAAGTGCTATTTTAGATAAGGAAGCGGCCAAGTTAGTTCAACAGCATCTTGAAGCGAAAGGAATTAACTTTATATTTGAGGATACAATTGCTGAATTTCTCGGTGGTGAGAAAGTTACAGGAGTTAAATTAGAATCAGAACAGAAATTAGATTGTGATTTAGCCGTAGTAGCAGTAGGAGTAAGACCAAATACAGAAATAGTAAAAGAAACAGATATAGAAGTGAATCAGGGAATTATTGTCAATGATCGATTAGAAACAAATACAGAAGATATCTATGCTGCCGGAGATGTAGCTGAAGGTGAGGATTTAGTGCGCAAAATGAAAAGTGTAGTTCCTATCTGGCCTGATGCTTACAATCAAGGTCGGACAGCCGGAATGAATATGGCAGGAGTTGCAGAAAAATATGCAGAAAGCTTTCCCCGCAATTCTATTGGATTCTTTGGACTGCCGATGATTACTGCTGGAATTATTAATCCGGACGGTAAGGAGTATGAAGTCTTAGTCACTAAGGATGAAGACAAGAAGGTTTATAAGAAGATAGTTCTGCGGGATGATCGAATTGTAGGCTTTATTTACCTCAATGATATCGACCGGGCTGGAATTTTGATCGATTTAATTAAAGAAGAAAAGAATATTGCTGAAGTTAAGGATCAGTTATTAAGTGATGACTTTGGGTATCTTTCTTTTGATAAAGGTTGGCGTCAAGAAAGATTAGCAAAGTAA
- a CDS encoding 4Fe-4S dicluster domain-containing protein: MKRVYAKEEYCLGCRLCEVYCVTNHSESQDIIKAHKLEKITPRVVIESKGVLSLALQCRHCEEADCTRACITGALQKDPKTGEITYDQDKCVGCWTCIMACSYGVIQRDEAGQKVISKCDLCGEEEESEPACVTNCPNGALVFEDRGE; encoded by the coding sequence ATGAAACGAGTCTATGCTAAAGAGGAATACTGTCTGGGCTGTAGGCTCTGTGAAGTTTACTGTGTTACTAATCATTCTGAATCACAGGATATAATTAAGGCCCATAAATTAGAAAAGATTACACCGCGGGTAGTAATTGAATCTAAAGGAGTACTTTCACTGGCGCTACAGTGCCGCCATTGTGAAGAAGCTGACTGCACGAGAGCCTGTATTACTGGAGCACTGCAGAAGGATCCTAAGACAGGTGAGATAACTTATGACCAGGATAAATGTGTAGGCTGCTGGACCTGTATTATGGCTTGTTCCTATGGAGTAATTCAAAGAGATGAAGCTGGCCAGAAAGTAATTTCTAAATGTGATCTCTGTGGTGAAGAGGAAGAAAGTGAACCAGCCTGTGTGACAAACTGTCCAAATGGTGCTTTAGTATTTGAAGATAGAGGTGAGTAG
- a CDS encoding FMN-binding glutamate synthase family protein — protein sequence MSLNLKNPEFIVERNMDKCIECQVCERQCANEVHWYDEDLEKMRAEDINCVNCHRCVALCPTNALVIKEYPLEYKQNSNWTEEMITNIQKQADTGGILLTGMGNPTDKKIYWDHILLNASQVTNPSIDPLREPMELKTYLGRKPDQIEFNEEGEVEDLPPQLELETPIMFGAMSFGSISINACKALAQAASEMGMMYNTGEGGLHEDLYQYRDNTIVQVASGRFGVHQEYLNAGAAIEIKIGQGAKPGIGGHLPGEKVGKEVSETRMIPEGSDALSPAPHHDIYSIEDLRQLIYALKEATDYEKPVSVKISAVHNVAAIAAGIATAGADIIAIDGYRGGTGAAPTMIRDNVGIPIELALAAVDDRLREERLRNNVSLVVSGSIRNSADIVKAVALGADAVYVSSAALVALGCHMCQKCYTGKCNWGIATQEPELVKRLNPELGVKRVKNLIEGWSHEIKEILGGMGINALESLRGNRLMLRGMDLTEKELDILGIKHAGE from the coding sequence ATGAGTCTAAATTTAAAGAATCCGGAATTTATAGTTGAACGCAATATGGATAAATGTATTGAATGTCAGGTCTGTGAGCGTCAGTGTGCCAATGAAGTCCATTGGTATGATGAAGATTTAGAAAAGATGCGGGCAGAAGATATTAATTGTGTTAACTGCCATCGCTGTGTAGCACTCTGTCCAACTAATGCTTTAGTAATTAAAGAATATCCACTGGAGTATAAGCAGAATAGTAACTGGACAGAAGAAATGATTACTAATATACAGAAGCAGGCAGATACTGGCGGAATTTTATTGACAGGAATGGGTAATCCTACAGATAAAAAGATCTATTGGGATCATATTCTATTGAATGCTAGTCAGGTAACTAATCCTTCTATTGACCCGCTACGAGAGCCGATGGAGTTAAAGACTTATTTGGGCCGCAAACCGGACCAAATAGAATTTAACGAAGAAGGAGAAGTTGAAGATTTACCGCCGCAGTTAGAGTTAGAAACTCCGATTATGTTTGGGGCTATGTCTTTTGGCTCCATCAGTATCAATGCCTGTAAGGCTTTAGCCCAGGCAGCTAGTGAAATGGGTATGATGTATAATACCGGTGAAGGCGGATTGCACGAAGATTTATACCAGTATCGGGATAATACTATTGTGCAGGTAGCTTCTGGACGTTTTGGAGTCCATCAGGAGTATTTAAATGCTGGAGCAGCAATTGAGATTAAGATTGGTCAGGGAGCAAAGCCAGGTATCGGCGGCCATCTGCCGGGAGAGAAAGTAGGTAAAGAAGTATCTGAGACGCGAATGATTCCTGAAGGTTCTGATGCCTTATCACCAGCACCGCATCATGATATTTATTCTATTGAGGATCTACGTCAGTTAATCTATGCGTTAAAGGAAGCAACTGATTATGAAAAGCCGGTGTCGGTTAAGATTTCAGCCGTTCATAATGTAGCAGCTATTGCTGCTGGAATTGCTACTGCTGGTGCTGATATTATTGCTATTGACGGCTATCGGGGTGGTACAGGTGCAGCTCCGACAATGATTCGAGATAATGTCGGGATTCCGATTGAATTGGCCTTAGCTGCTGTGGATGATCGGTTACGTGAAGAAAGGTTGCGAAATAATGTTTCTTTGGTGGTAAGCGGGAGTATCAGAAATAGTGCTGATATAGTAAAGGCTGTAGCATTAGGAGCTGATGCTGTTTATGTTTCTTCGGCAGCTTTAGTTGCTTTAGGCTGTCATATGTGTCAGAAGTGTTATACAGGTAAGTGTAACTGGGGAATTGCTACTCAGGAGCCTGAATTAGTCAAACGATTGAATCCAGAACTTGGTGTTAAGCGGGTCAAGAATTTGATTGAAGGCTGGTCCCATGAAATTAAAGAGATTTTAGGAGGGATGGGTATCAATGCCCTAGAGAGTCTACGTGGAAATCGATTAATGCTGCGGGGAATGGATTTAACAGAAAAAGAGTTAGATATTCTAGGCATCAAGCATGCTGGTGAGTAA